One Hippocampus zosterae strain Florida chromosome 21, ASM2543408v3, whole genome shotgun sequence genomic region harbors:
- the tulp3 gene encoding tubby-related protein 3: protein MESQQPVYSRWSYRPSSSASFMSSSTTTTSGFEEHSSIMQQKLEKQRSLLEQKQRRKRQETLMVQPNTEAWPRRNRTRHGDEQAPLVESHLGHANEITGDGINGPAAFLGSKTPQKGNKIQITSVNHSQGQAKTTQSPLRARPPPPPSPAAGDSEKAIDTETPQHPKTDIHELLRKQGLSGSMNFDESSDDDDDDDDDDERPQSPTPSAQTTRPASASSAKDPEALTGGSPSSRSSPLLEVSNLDEFVLLPAPRGATVKCRITRDKKGMDRGLYPTYYMHMEKEDGKKVFLLAGRKRKKSKTSNYLISVDPTDLSREGESFIGKLRSNLMGTKFTVYNNGANPCKNMAATEDGSTRQELAAVCYETNVLGFKGPRKMTVIIPGMNANFERVPVSPHNEQESLLSRWQSHSLDNLIELHNKAPVWNDDTQSYVLNFHGRVTQASIKNFQIVHDNDPDYIVMQFGRVAEDIFTLDYNYPMCALQAFAIGLSSFDSKLACE, encoded by the exons ATGGAGTCACAACAGCCCGTCTACAGCCGCTGGTCGTACAG ACCCTCCAGCTCTGCCAGCTTCATGTCcagttcaacaacaacaacaa GCGGATTTGAAGAGCATAGCAGCATCATGCAGCAGAAGCTGGAAAAACAG AGGTCGTTGCTGGAGCAGAAGCAGCGGCGGAAACGGCAGGAAACGCTGATGGTGCAGCCCAACACGGAGGCGTGGCCCCGGCGGAACCGCACGCGCCACGGCGACGAGCAAGCCCCGCTGGTGGAGTCGCATCTCGGCCACGCCAACGAAATCACCGGGGACG GTATTAATGGCCCGGCAGCCTTTCTGGGATCCAAAACGCcccaaaaaggaaataaaatccaaatcacGTCCGTCAACCACTCCCAGGGCCAAGCGAAGACGACTCAATCCCCACTGCGGGCCCGGCCTCCGCCGCCTCCCTCTCCGGCCGCCGGGGACAGCGAGAAGGCCATCGACACGGAGACGCCGCAGCATCCCAAGACGGACATCCACGAACTTCTGCGGAAACAAG GCCTGTCCGGCAGCATGAACTTTGATGAATccagcgacgacgacgacgacgacgacgacgatgacgagcGGCCGCAATCGCCGACGCCCAGCGCGCAAACCACCAGGCCCGCCTCGGCCAGCAGCGCCAAGGACCCG GAGGCGCTCACCGGCGGCTCGCCGTCCTCCAGAAGCTCGCCTCTTTTAGAGGTGTCCAACTTGGATGAGTTTGTGCTGCTTCCGGCTCCACGCGGCGCCACGGTCAAATGCCGAATCACCCGCGACAAGAAGGGCATGGACCGCGGCCTCTACCCGACGTACTACATGCACATGGAGAAGGAGGATGGCAAGAAG GTGTTCTTGTTGGCGGGGAGGAAGCGAAAGAAGAGCAAGACGTCAAACTACCTCATTTCGGTGGATCCGACCGATCTCTCGCGAGAAGGCGAGAGCTTCATCGGCAAGCTGAG GTCCAACCTCATGGGCACCAAATTCACCGTGTACAACAACGGCGCCAACCCCTGCAAGAACATGGCCGCCACGGAGGACGGCAGCACTCGACAGGAGCTGGCCGCCGTCTGCTAT GAAACCAACGTCCTGGGATTCAAGGGACCGCGCAAGATGACGGTCATCATCCCGGGCATGAATGCCAACTTTGAGCGAGTGCCCGTCAGCCCCCACAAC GAGCAGGAGAGCCTGCTGAGCCGCTGGCAGAGCCACTCCCTGGACAACCTGATCGAGCTTCACAACAAGGCGCCCGTGTGGAACGACGACACGCAGTCCTACGTGCTCAACTTCCACGGACGCGTCACTCAGGCCTCCATCAAGAACTTTCAGATAGTCCACGACAATGACC CCGACTACATCGTGATGCAGTTTGGCCGAGTGGCTGAGGACATCTTCACGCTGGACTACAACTACCCCATGTGCGCCCTGCAAGCCTTCGCCATCGGCCTGTCCAGCTTCGACAGCAAGCTGGCGTGCGAATGA
- the LOC127593989 gene encoding protein mono-ADP-ribosyltransferase TIPARP-like — protein MKRQLNSDSSQDGAPVRFILLEVPVSSGHLLPCQVNVTWTVTPYRLSAHLTPRYPWTSPSRFSASNSCLLTAPRPPPPPTIVRPPAPVPYPLFFTWSSDEVDICDKFLLGSCPLATTCKMHHTPLPFHWQLYSVESRRWVDVKPSAQLLLERMYCNVKHEKVTLKEGDAVFTLSLDDMQILDTFKYSGARRLSNSDSRLQNPHFPCEWSVYWWRSNNGWEEYPKGVSALLLEKMAIKEVECCITVRLQEYRVDFTTMTQTNLDSGLSGDIRCRPVYRPPESLFPHLKTRVPTLPVQYPYQPNFNVDPLEDFATWYPPVWCLASEQDSDVVDVPIGTRAFLTVQKFFYKSLSESKVEIVAIQQVQNFLHWDKYQRQKAYMQKKHAGSNELLERHLFHGTDQDAAGHICRNNFDPRVAGINGKRLGFGCYFATSASVAHDYTDEISYSLRHTFLAKVLVGKVTRGHSHYRRPPCCNTGRGFYDACVDSVDDPKDFAVFDSCQCYPYYLIKYKELDGVIEI, from the exons ATGAAGAGGCAGCTCAATTCTGACTcatcccaagatggcgcccctGTGAGGTTTATCCTCCTGGAAGTCCCGGTGAGCAGCGGCCACCTCCTGCCCTGCCAGGTGAATGTCACCTGGACGGTGACGCCCTACCGCCTCAGCGCTCACCTCACTCCCAGGTACCCCTGGACATCCCCGAGCCGGTTCAGCGCCAGCAACTCATGCCTGCTGACCGCCCCTCGGCCCCCACCTCCGCCGACCATCGTTCGGCCCCCGGCCCCCGTTCCCTACCCTTTGTTTTTTACCTGGAGTTCTGACGAGGTGGATATCTGCGATAAGTTCCTGCTGGGGTCATGCCCGCTGGCGACCACGTGCAAGATGCACCACACACCGCTGCCCTTCCACTGGCAACTGTATAGCGTCGAGTCGCGACGCTGGGTGGACGTCAAGCCCAGCGCGCAGCTGCTTCTGGAGCGCATGTACTGCAACGTGAAACATGAGAAGGTCACGCTCAAGGAAGG GGATGCCGTCTTCACACTGAGCCTGGATGACATGCAGATACTCGACACTTTCAAGTACAGCGGCGCCAGGCGACTGAGCAACTCGGACAGTCGGCTCCAGAATCCGCACTTCCCTTGCGAATGGTCCGTCTACTGGTGGAGGAGCAACAACGGATGGGAGGAGTACCCGAAG GGGGTGTCCGCACTGCTCCTGGAGAAGATGGCCATCAAGGAGGTGGAGTGCTGCATCACGGTGCGCTTGCAAGAGTACAGGGTGGACTTCACTACCATGACGCAGACCAACTTAGACTCTGGCTTGAGTGGCGACATCCGCTGTCGACCAGTATACCGCCCGCCCGAGTCCCTATTCCCTCACCTCAA GACACGGGTCCCCACGTTGCCCGTCCAGTATCCTTACCAACCCAACTTCAACGTAGACCCTTTGGAGGACTTTGCCACATGGTACCCCCCCGTCTGGTGTCTGGCCTCGGAGCAGGACTCCGATGTGGTCGACGTTCCAATCGGCACGCGAGCCTTCCTGACGGTCCAAAAATTCTTCTACAAGAGCCTGTCTGAGAGCAAGGTGGAGATCGTCGCCATCCAGCAGGTCCAGAACTTCCTTCATTGGGACAAGTACCAAAG GCAAAAGGCGTACATGCAGAAGAAGCACGCCGGCTCCAACGAGCTTCTGGAGCGTCACCTTTTCCACGGGACCGACCAAGATGCAGCCGGGCACATCTGTCGCAACAACTTTGACCCGCGCGTGGCGGGGATCAACGGAAAGCGCCTGGGTTTCGGCTGCTACTTCGCCACCTCGGCCAGCGTGGCCCACGATTACACCGACGAGATATCCTATAGCTTGCGCCACACCTTCCTGGCCAAAGTCCTGGTGGGGAAGGTGACCCGCGGGCATTCCCACTACCGGCGCCCGCCCTGTTGCAACACGGGGCGCGGCTTCTACGACGCCTGCGTCGACTCCGTGGACGATCCCAAAGATTTTGCCGTGTTCGACAGCTGCCAGTGTTACCCGTACTACCTGATCAAGTACAAAGAGCTGGATGGCGTCATCGAGATCTGA